The Nostoc sp. 'Lobaria pulmonaria (5183) cyanobiont' genome window below encodes:
- a CDS encoding shikimate dehydrogenase, which yields MTKEITGKTKLLGVIGHPVEHSLSPVMHNAAIAQLELDYIYLPFPIEPQNLEVAIAGLAAVGVVGFNVTIPHKQAIIPLLSEITPLAQIIGAVNTVSRQNNQWVGTNTDIEGFLAPLQTTYKQNWSQKVAVILGNGGAARAVVAGCTQLGFAQIHVVGRNMQKLEEFRNSWSNSPLAEKFQVHQWEELPKLIPQANLLVNTTPIGMYPKVDESPLSVEEIANLPTGAIAYDLIYIPKPTQFLEQAQKQGAIAIDGLEMLVQQGVAALKIWLQQETLPVEVMRQALQNHLGLGK from the coding sequence ATGACAAAAGAAATTACAGGGAAAACTAAACTACTAGGAGTCATTGGACATCCGGTGGAGCATTCGCTGTCGCCAGTGATGCATAATGCAGCGATCGCACAATTAGAATTAGATTACATTTATCTGCCTTTTCCGATTGAACCACAGAATTTAGAGGTGGCGATCGCAGGTTTAGCTGCTGTTGGGGTTGTCGGCTTTAATGTGACAATACCTCACAAACAGGCAATCATTCCCCTACTCTCAGAAATTACACCCCTGGCTCAAATTATTGGAGCAGTGAATACTGTTAGCCGCCAAAATAACCAATGGGTAGGCACAAATACAGATATAGAAGGATTTCTTGCTCCTTTACAGACAACATATAAACAAAATTGGAGTCAGAAAGTAGCGGTAATTTTAGGCAATGGTGGTGCAGCCAGAGCAGTTGTCGCAGGTTGTACTCAGTTAGGTTTTGCCCAAATTCATGTTGTTGGGCGCAATATGCAGAAATTAGAAGAATTCCGCAATAGTTGGAGCAATTCACCCCTTGCTGAGAAATTCCAGGTTCATCAATGGGAAGAATTACCAAAGCTTATTCCCCAAGCAAATCTGCTGGTAAATACAACTCCGATTGGGATGTATCCCAAAGTCGATGAATCGCCTTTGAGTGTAGAGGAAATCGCGAATTTACCAACAGGTGCGATCGCTTACGATTTAATATATATTCCTAAACCAACACAATTTCTAGAGCAGGCACAAAAACAAGGCGCAATTGCGATCGATGGATTAGAAATGCTAGTCCAACAAGGGGTAGCAGCATTAAAAATCTGGTTACAGCAGGAAACTTTGCCTGTAGAAGTGATGCGCCAAGCTTTACAAAATCACCTGGGCTTGGGGAAATGA
- a CDS encoding alpha/beta fold hydrolase, translating into MQATTASSTTPIPGKYWQWRGHNVYYVRAGEKQTQRPPLLLVHGFGASTDHWRKNITGLCQDFEVFAIDLLGFGRSAKPKLQYSGDLWRDQLHDFISEVIGQKAVLAGNSLGGYACLCVASQRPDSAAGLVLLNSAGPFSENQPTSEPETLQSEIQPPKKPSSLEKLLGDSVKWIFQQPLAQFVLFQYVRQRWVIRQTLEKVYLNKSAVTDQLVEEIYRPAFDPGALDVFVSVFSSPQGEKVDVLLKQLTCSLLMLWGEADPWMNPKERSQKFRQYSPQLTEHFLTAGHCPHDEVPDGVNQLLRDWVLSIAR; encoded by the coding sequence ATGCAGGCAACTACAGCCTCCTCTACAACTCCAATTCCTGGCAAATATTGGCAGTGGCGCGGGCACAACGTTTACTACGTGCGTGCAGGAGAGAAACAAACGCAACGTCCGCCCTTGCTTTTGGTACATGGATTTGGTGCTTCCACAGACCACTGGCGCAAGAATATCACAGGATTGTGTCAAGATTTTGAAGTATTTGCGATCGACCTTTTGGGATTCGGGCGATCGGCAAAACCAAAATTGCAGTACAGTGGCGACTTGTGGCGCGACCAACTTCACGATTTTATCAGCGAAGTGATTGGTCAAAAAGCAGTATTAGCAGGTAATTCCCTTGGTGGTTATGCTTGCTTATGTGTTGCGTCACAACGTCCCGACAGTGCAGCTGGATTAGTCTTGCTCAATAGTGCCGGGCCTTTTAGCGAAAACCAGCCAACATCTGAACCTGAAACTTTGCAAAGCGAAATTCAGCCACCCAAAAAACCCTCTTCTTTAGAGAAACTTCTGGGTGACTCAGTTAAATGGATTTTTCAACAACCTTTAGCTCAGTTTGTGTTATTTCAATATGTACGACAACGTTGGGTAATTCGCCAAACTTTAGAAAAGGTATACCTTAATAAAAGTGCAGTTACAGACCAATTGGTAGAAGAAATTTATCGTCCTGCTTTTGATCCGGGTGCATTGGATGTATTTGTTTCAGTTTTTAGCAGTCCTCAAGGAGAAAAAGTTGATGTACTACTAAAGCAATTAACTTGTTCTTTGTTGATGTTATGGGGAGAAGCCGATCCGTGGATGAATCCTAAAGAACGTTCTCAAAAGTTTCGTCAATATTCTCCTCAACTCACAGAGCATTTCTTAACAGCAGGTCATTGTCCCCATGATGAAGTACCCGATGGAGTAAATCAACTTTTACGCGATTGGGTTTTATCTATTGCCCGGTGA
- a CDS encoding DUF1802 family protein gives MELTTTFHALKEWAVAINALEDGKTIMLLRKGGIHERHGHFQVAHKQILLYPTYEHQQAFMLKAEYANNVYPVTSGWHPETVRIGSWAEITDILPVSDESIVNSLLPFHIWNEHFISDRLKWKARQPLYILLLRTYKLPQEQEIPYYAKYAGCKSWIDLDRSIYLQTAQPVLSNFAYSQIVETIRQIVGDKLYAPSF, from the coding sequence ATGGAATTGACTACAACTTTTCATGCTCTCAAAGAATGGGCAGTGGCCATAAATGCCTTGGAAGATGGCAAAACAATTATGTTGCTCCGCAAAGGCGGAATCCACGAACGACATGGACATTTCCAAGTTGCCCACAAGCAAATTTTGCTTTACCCTACTTATGAACATCAACAAGCTTTCATGCTGAAAGCTGAGTATGCCAATAATGTCTATCCAGTAACATCAGGCTGGCATCCTGAAACTGTTCGCATTGGCAGTTGGGCTGAAATTACAGATATTTTGCCAGTGAGTGACGAGTCTATTGTCAACAGTTTACTTCCCTTCCATATTTGGAACGAGCATTTTATTAGCGATCGCCTCAAATGGAAAGCACGTCAACCCCTTTATATTCTGCTTCTGCGGACGTATAAACTACCGCAAGAGCAAGAAATTCCCTATTACGCCAAATACGCTGGCTGCAAGTCATGGATTGATTTAGATCGATCGATTTACTTACAAACAGCACAACCAGTTTTATCTAACTTTGCATACAGCCAAATAGTAGAGACAATTCGCCAGATTGTCGGCGATAAGTTGTATGCTCCATCCTTCTAA